In Plantibacter sp. PA-3-X8, one DNA window encodes the following:
- a CDS encoding FAD-dependent oxidoreductase — MKPTTPTDSDHGDHAADHTPDRDCVIAGGGPAGMVLGYLLARSGLRVTVLEKHADFFRDFRGDTIHPSTITLLGELGLRERFLRLPLNRLQAMDAVIDGLRMTMVDFRTLPAPDRFLVLAPQWDFLNFLAEEAAALPNFELRLRTEAAGLIVEQGRVRGLRATTTTADAPATDTDPATSTSTDIEIRATLTVAADGRTSALRDAAGLIPDESGVPIDVLWFSLPKPADPPPPTLAYLSPRGMVLTIDRGDRYQSGMVIRKGGAELLRAEGLPALRRRIVDAAPVLRQVVDTLTDWDQVKLLSVQLNRLDRWHRPGFIAIGDAAHAMSPMFGVGVNYAIQDAVALSNAIAGHLAAGDAPSGVLAAVQRRRERPVRIMQRIQRAGHRVISRTTTGDRIAPRSVIRLMRLAGPVVRPLAARFIGIGLRPEHVTTPKREAEKKRARSLNLRRRDGRLS; from the coding sequence ATGAAACCGACGACCCCCACCGACAGCGATCACGGCGACCACGCCGCCGACCACACCCCCGACCGCGACTGCGTCATCGCGGGTGGCGGCCCGGCCGGCATGGTGCTCGGCTACCTCCTCGCCCGGTCCGGCCTCCGCGTGACCGTGCTCGAGAAACACGCCGACTTCTTCCGGGACTTCCGCGGCGACACGATCCACCCGTCGACCATCACCTTGCTCGGCGAGCTCGGCCTGCGCGAGCGGTTCCTGCGGCTGCCGCTCAACCGGTTGCAGGCGATGGACGCCGTGATCGACGGCCTGCGGATGACGATGGTCGACTTCCGCACTCTGCCAGCACCCGACCGCTTCCTCGTCCTCGCGCCGCAGTGGGACTTCCTGAACTTCCTCGCCGAGGAGGCCGCCGCACTGCCGAACTTCGAGCTCCGCCTCCGCACCGAGGCGGCCGGCCTGATCGTGGAGCAGGGCCGGGTGCGTGGACTGCGCGCGACCACGACGACCGCCGACGCCCCAGCGACCGACACCGACCCAGCGACCAGCACTTCCACCGACATCGAGATCCGAGCCACCCTCACGGTCGCGGCGGACGGACGCACCTCGGCACTCCGCGACGCGGCCGGACTCATCCCCGACGAGAGCGGCGTGCCGATCGACGTCCTGTGGTTCAGCCTGCCGAAGCCGGCCGACCCGCCGCCCCCGACCCTCGCCTACCTCTCGCCGCGCGGCATGGTGCTCACGATCGACCGGGGTGACCGGTACCAGTCCGGCATGGTCATCCGGAAGGGCGGCGCGGAGCTGCTCCGAGCCGAGGGCCTGCCGGCGCTCCGCCGCCGGATCGTCGATGCCGCGCCCGTCCTGCGTCAGGTGGTCGACACCCTGACCGACTGGGACCAGGTCAAGCTCCTCTCGGTCCAGCTCAACCGCCTCGACCGCTGGCACCGCCCGGGCTTCATCGCCATCGGCGACGCCGCGCACGCGATGTCACCGATGTTCGGCGTCGGGGTCAACTACGCGATCCAGGATGCGGTCGCCCTGTCCAACGCGATCGCCGGCCACCTCGCCGCAGGGGACGCACCGTCCGGGGTCCTCGCAGCCGTCCAACGTCGACGCGAGCGACCGGTCAGGATCATGCAGCGCATCCAGCGGGCGGGGCATCGGGTGATCTCCCGCACGACCACGGGCGACCGCATCGCGCCGCGGTCGGTGATCCGGCTGATGCGGCTCGCCGGACCCGTCGTCCGACCGCTTGCGGCGAGGTTCATCGGGATCGGTCTCAGACCCGAGCACGTCACCACCCCGAAGCGCGAAGCGGAGAAGAAGCGGGCGCGGAGCCTCAACCTCCGACGACGGGACGGCCGCTTGTCGTAA
- a CDS encoding HNH endonuclease signature motif containing protein, whose product MTETTTSAVRAGDDYAAQLAEFSDHYADIQRRRANLDAEEARLLARSAAYADAFADVTVPAIFPPAERQALSRRSTCAALAMATRTPERTVQRATNDAELLVNEAPAVLASLEAGRISARHAQTITDQLCDVPTAGRAVFLAEVLPVAEQSTNAYLRKRARVLRERLHPESITARATRSEADRRVEFEPAADGMAWVHLFTTAPIAQGIVERVEAAAAESRKAGDTRTCAQLQADALAALALTGTTPEDVMSSPVLPHPIEVQEHIKPTVQITVPALTMAGVSDAPGMLDGYGPIDPETAARIAVNAPSFTRILVQPETGAVLSVGRNRYRVPADLQRAVRLRDGTCRAPGCGRRARACDLDHSVAWEDGGTTDVGNLACLCRHHHRMKHLPGWNLDHGPGGVLEWTTPDGKHHRTKPDPAPF is encoded by the coding sequence ATGACCGAGACCACCACCTCCGCAGTTCGAGCTGGCGATGACTACGCCGCGCAGCTCGCGGAGTTCTCGGACCACTACGCGGACATCCAGCGGCGTCGCGCCAACCTGGACGCCGAGGAGGCCCGGCTCCTGGCGCGCTCCGCCGCCTACGCGGACGCCTTCGCAGACGTCACGGTCCCGGCGATCTTCCCGCCGGCGGAACGGCAGGCGCTCTCCCGCCGCTCCACCTGCGCAGCCCTCGCGATGGCGACCCGCACGCCCGAGCGGACCGTGCAGCGGGCGACGAACGACGCCGAACTGCTCGTGAACGAAGCGCCGGCTGTGCTTGCCTCGCTGGAGGCCGGTCGTATCTCGGCGCGGCATGCGCAGACCATCACGGACCAGCTCTGCGACGTCCCGACCGCAGGGCGAGCGGTGTTCCTCGCCGAGGTCCTGCCGGTCGCCGAACAATCCACCAATGCGTACCTCCGGAAGCGTGCCCGCGTTCTGCGCGAGCGCCTCCACCCGGAATCGATCACCGCACGCGCAACCCGTTCGGAGGCTGACCGTCGGGTCGAGTTCGAGCCCGCGGCGGACGGCATGGCGTGGGTGCACCTGTTCACGACGGCACCGATCGCGCAGGGCATCGTCGAGCGCGTCGAGGCGGCCGCGGCCGAGTCACGCAAGGCCGGCGACACCCGCACCTGCGCACAACTGCAAGCCGACGCCCTCGCGGCGCTCGCACTCACCGGCACAACCCCGGAAGACGTGATGTCCAGCCCAGTCCTGCCGCACCCCATCGAGGTGCAGGAGCACATCAAGCCGACCGTGCAGATCACCGTCCCGGCGCTCACCATGGCCGGCGTCTCCGACGCACCCGGCATGCTCGATGGCTACGGCCCGATCGACCCGGAGACCGCCGCGCGTATCGCGGTCAACGCCCCCAGCTTCACGCGGATCCTCGTCCAACCCGAGACCGGCGCGGTCTTGTCGGTCGGGCGGAATCGGTACCGGGTTCCGGCCGATCTGCAACGGGCGGTGCGGTTGCGGGACGGCACCTGTCGGGCACCTGGGTGCGGGCGGCGCGCCAGGGCCTGCGACCTCGACCATTCGGTCGCGTGGGAGGACGGCGGGACCACAGATGTCGGGAACCTCGCCTGCCTCTGCCGGCATCACCATCGCATGAAGCACCTCCCCGGATGGAACCTCGACCACGGGCCCGGCGGGGTCCTCGAGTGGACGACACCCGACGGCAAACACCATCGAACGAAACCGGACCCTGCCCCATTCTGA
- a CDS encoding BLUF domain-containing protein translates to MGTDEDQMLSLVYASTATQPFSDDDLTALLAVSRENNARAQLTGMLVHRDGRFLQVLEGPEAAVRELMVTLAADPRHAGIRVMFEEPIRERQFAAWTMGFERADTSSAAQLDGYRDTFDDLDRDDPTATMRALQELARWFRSRATRS, encoded by the coding sequence GTGGGCACCGACGAAGACCAGATGCTGTCACTCGTGTACGCGAGCACGGCGACACAGCCGTTCAGCGACGACGACCTCACCGCCTTGCTCGCCGTCTCCCGCGAGAACAACGCCCGCGCACAGCTCACCGGCATGCTCGTCCACCGTGACGGACGGTTCCTCCAGGTCCTCGAGGGCCCCGAGGCCGCCGTCCGCGAGCTGATGGTCACCCTCGCGGCCGATCCGCGCCACGCCGGTATCCGCGTGATGTTCGAGGAGCCCATCCGCGAACGCCAGTTCGCCGCCTGGACCATGGGCTTCGAACGCGCCGACACCAGCTCCGCCGCACAGCTCGACGGCTACCGCGACACCTTCGACGACCTCGACCGCGACGACCCGACGGCCACCATGCGCGCCCTGCAGGAACTCGCCCGCTGGTTCCGCAGCCGCGCCACGCGGAGCTGA
- a CDS encoding HAD family hydrolase, translated as MSEPADTTVPENSDDRIAVLFDIDGTLVDSNYLHVDDWDRAFADAGRPVDAWRIHRSIGKDGGQLLESLLDGSDEVEQYGERAKELHSEYYLQNTSRLRVIGGARELLGELAGRGIAVVLATSAPENELEILRELLDVDDAIFAATSSGDVETAKPEPDIVEVALDRAGVPASRAVMVGDAVWDIEAAARAGVECIGVRSGGFGEQELRDAGAVAVYGDVAELLANLGDSPIGKLAG; from the coding sequence ATGTCCGAACCAGCTGACACCACCGTCCCCGAGAACTCCGACGACCGCATCGCGGTGCTCTTCGACATCGACGGGACGCTCGTCGACTCGAACTACCTGCACGTCGACGACTGGGATCGCGCGTTCGCCGATGCCGGCAGGCCGGTCGACGCGTGGCGGATCCATCGCTCGATCGGCAAAGACGGCGGTCAGCTGCTCGAATCGCTCCTCGACGGGTCCGACGAGGTCGAGCAGTACGGCGAGCGGGCGAAGGAGTTGCACAGCGAGTACTACCTTCAGAACACCTCCCGGCTGCGGGTGATCGGCGGTGCGCGCGAGCTGCTCGGCGAGTTGGCAGGCCGCGGGATCGCAGTCGTGCTGGCGACCTCGGCTCCGGAGAACGAGCTCGAGATCCTGCGGGAGCTGCTCGACGTCGACGACGCGATCTTCGCGGCGACCTCGTCCGGTGACGTGGAGACCGCCAAGCCGGAGCCCGACATCGTCGAGGTCGCCCTCGATCGTGCGGGCGTGCCGGCCTCGCGAGCGGTCATGGTCGGCGATGCCGTCTGGGACATCGAGGCGGCCGCGCGAGCCGGTGTGGAGTGCATCGGCGTGCGCAGCGGTGGGTTCGGCGAACAGGAGCTCCGTGACGCCGGTGCGGTCGCGGTCTACGGTGATGTCGCCGAGCTGCTCGCGAACCTCGGCGACAGCCCGATCGGCAAGCTCGCGGGCTGA
- a CDS encoding ABC transporter ATP-binding protein has product MNLSTHPIEARGLRKTFHGRPRVDDVSFTVDPGRVVGLLGPNGAGKTTTIRLLLGLARPDAGDGLILGRPYRELEQPARIVGAVLDAGGLHPARTGRQHLRIAAARIGVDAARIDAVLTEVGMARDADRPAGGYSLGMRQRIAIAAALLGEPAVLILDEPSNGLDPAGMQWLRLRLRAFADAGGTVLLSSHLLSDVQDIADDVVVITDGRVVAQSSMGDILAASGGDLEAYYLQVTGSAQLIENREVR; this is encoded by the coding sequence ATGAACCTCTCCACTCATCCCATCGAGGCTCGCGGGCTCCGCAAGACCTTCCACGGTCGCCCGCGCGTCGATGACGTGTCCTTCACCGTCGACCCCGGCCGGGTCGTCGGACTCCTCGGTCCCAACGGTGCCGGGAAGACCACCACCATCCGCCTGCTGCTGGGACTCGCCCGTCCCGACGCGGGGGACGGCCTCATCCTCGGCCGCCCGTACCGCGAGCTCGAGCAGCCGGCTCGCATCGTCGGCGCCGTCCTCGACGCGGGCGGACTCCACCCGGCTCGCACCGGGCGGCAGCACCTCCGCATCGCCGCCGCGCGGATCGGGGTCGACGCTGCCCGCATCGACGCGGTCCTCACCGAGGTCGGGATGGCACGCGACGCCGACCGCCCCGCCGGCGGGTACTCGCTCGGGATGCGTCAGCGCATCGCGATCGCCGCAGCCCTCCTCGGCGAGCCGGCCGTGCTCATCCTCGACGAGCCGTCGAACGGCCTGGACCCTGCGGGCATGCAGTGGTTGCGACTCCGGCTGCGTGCCTTCGCCGACGCGGGTGGGACGGTCCTGCTCTCGTCCCACCTCCTGTCCGACGTCCAGGACATCGCAGACGACGTGGTCGTCATCACCGACGGGCGCGTCGTGGCCCAGTCGTCGATGGGCGACATCCTCGCCGCATCGGGCGGCGACCTCGAGGCGTACTACCTCCAGGTCACCGGAAGCGCCCAGCTCATCGAGAACAGGGAGGTGCGCTGA
- a CDS encoding serine hydrolase, which translates to MNDQAPTHTQTKTQHQTRHRTLIAVSAAAALLAGTVSLSACSSATEQTADTGSESGPLQDRMQSLVDAGYPAALASVIGPDGEAIDVAAGIGDLATDEPAPVDGEVRIASNTKMFVSTVVLQLVEEGKVALDAPIDSYLPGLITGDGIDGTRISVRQLLQHTAGLPEYADQIAADAFAAQERYTSPRDMLEIALAKPAVFAPGERWAYSNTNYLVLGLMVESVTDRALAQQIDERIVKPLDLEHTYFPAPGERELRGEHPHGYHAKTVGDLLDITALDTSFAWSAGALVSTPHELNVFMKALLDGELLDEETLAEMQTTVPAGDELWPGAGYGLGLQSYPLSCGGVAWGHGGDIPGTQTRNAVGPDGTAVTIAVTSLPWAVVSPDDNERLMKQYRIVVDALDATLCER; encoded by the coding sequence ATGAACGACCAGGCCCCGACCCACACGCAGACCAAGACGCAGCACCAGACCCGTCACCGGACGCTCATCGCCGTCTCGGCCGCCGCCGCGCTGCTCGCCGGAACCGTCTCCCTCAGCGCCTGCTCCAGCGCCACGGAGCAGACCGCCGACACCGGCTCCGAATCGGGCCCGCTGCAGGACCGGATGCAGTCGCTCGTCGACGCCGGCTACCCCGCGGCGCTCGCCTCGGTGATCGGGCCGGACGGTGAGGCGATCGACGTCGCCGCCGGCATCGGCGACCTCGCGACCGACGAGCCGGCTCCGGTCGACGGCGAGGTGCGGATCGCGAGCAACACGAAGATGTTCGTCTCGACCGTCGTCCTGCAGCTCGTCGAGGAGGGCAAGGTCGCGCTCGACGCCCCGATCGACTCCTACCTCCCTGGGCTCATCACCGGCGACGGCATCGACGGCACCCGCATCTCGGTCCGTCAGCTGCTCCAGCACACGGCGGGGCTCCCCGAGTACGCCGACCAGATCGCCGCCGACGCGTTCGCGGCACAGGAGCGGTACACCTCGCCCCGCGACATGCTCGAAATCGCCCTCGCCAAGCCGGCCGTGTTCGCGCCGGGGGAGCGGTGGGCGTACAGCAACACGAACTACCTCGTGCTGGGGCTCATGGTCGAGAGCGTCACCGACCGGGCGCTCGCCCAGCAGATCGACGAGCGCATCGTCAAGCCGCTCGACCTCGAGCACACGTACTTCCCGGCGCCGGGCGAACGCGAGCTGCGCGGTGAGCACCCGCACGGGTACCACGCGAAGACCGTCGGCGACCTCCTGGACATCACGGCCCTCGACACCTCGTTCGCCTGGTCCGCGGGTGCGCTCGTCTCGACGCCGCACGAGCTCAACGTCTTCATGAAGGCCCTGCTCGACGGCGAACTCCTGGACGAGGAGACCCTCGCCGAGATGCAGACCACGGTTCCGGCCGGCGACGAGCTGTGGCCGGGAGCGGGTTACGGGCTCGGCCTGCAGAGCTACCCGCTGAGCTGCGGCGGCGTGGCCTGGGGTCATGGCGGCGACATCCCCGGAACCCAGACGCGCAACGCGGTCGGTCCCGACGGCACGGCCGTCACCATCGCCGTCACCTCGCTGCCGTGGGCGGTCGTCTCGCCCGACGACAACGAGCGGTTGATGAAGCAGTACCGGATCGTCGTCGACGCCCTCGACGCGACCCTCTGCGAGCGATGA
- a CDS encoding histidine kinase gives MTSPARPAPVAARLRSALPPVLVLAGAVGYLGVVPWVDELHAVPGQVSPWAHAGLVVLQAIALLFRRRHRVAVFGVAVLLDLVVLGSSGGELGIGSFGVILATYALARRAERRTVIRALVAGAVATTVIGGIAMAFGSSEEPLILVFAAVARIVLQYVLPAGVAEYARGRERLLSAIEDQARMAENERRISVQNDLRAERTALARELHDIAGHHLSGIIVSAQAASALVERDPERAREMLQTVQSDARTTLVDLRRTVGLLRSDDADVQGGGDGSTLGPATTPMIAAIPELVEAARSRGQHVAYTVTGEPRVLGPLAETAAYRTVQESLANAARHAPGAVCRVAVRFEVDAIELIVTNAASSQRPASPSRDGYGLWGMRERAELIGARLTAAPTDDGGWRNRLTIPDEHRPDQHRSDQ, from the coding sequence ATGACCTCTCCCGCACGGCCCGCCCCTGTCGCGGCCCGTCTGCGCTCGGCGCTCCCGCCGGTCCTGGTCCTCGCCGGTGCGGTGGGGTATCTCGGGGTCGTCCCGTGGGTCGACGAGCTGCACGCCGTGCCGGGTCAGGTGTCACCGTGGGCGCACGCGGGGCTGGTCGTGCTCCAGGCCATCGCCCTGCTCTTCCGGCGTCGGCACCGTGTCGCGGTGTTCGGCGTGGCGGTCCTCCTCGACCTCGTGGTCCTCGGGTCCAGTGGTGGCGAACTCGGGATCGGCTCGTTCGGCGTGATCCTCGCCACCTACGCGCTCGCTCGTCGCGCGGAGCGGCGGACGGTCATCCGCGCGCTGGTGGCCGGTGCCGTCGCGACGACGGTCATCGGCGGGATCGCGATGGCCTTCGGGTCGTCCGAGGAGCCGCTCATCCTCGTGTTCGCGGCCGTCGCGCGCATCGTGTTGCAGTACGTGCTCCCGGCCGGCGTCGCCGAGTACGCGAGGGGTCGCGAGCGCTTGCTGTCGGCGATCGAGGACCAGGCACGCATGGCCGAGAACGAGCGTCGCATCAGCGTGCAGAACGACCTCCGCGCTGAGCGCACCGCCCTCGCGCGGGAGCTGCACGACATCGCCGGGCACCACCTGTCGGGGATCATCGTCAGTGCGCAGGCGGCCAGCGCTCTGGTCGAGCGCGACCCGGAACGCGCTCGGGAGATGCTCCAGACGGTGCAGTCCGATGCCCGCACCACGCTCGTGGACCTGCGGCGGACGGTCGGCCTGCTGCGCAGCGATGATGCGGACGTCCAGGGCGGCGGAGACGGATCAACGCTTGGTCCGGCGACCACTCCGATGATCGCGGCGATCCCGGAACTCGTCGAGGCGGCGCGGTCGCGGGGGCAGCACGTCGCCTACACCGTGACCGGCGAGCCTCGTGTGCTGGGGCCGCTTGCGGAGACGGCCGCGTACCGGACCGTCCAGGAGTCGCTGGCGAACGCTGCCCGGCACGCGCCCGGAGCCGTCTGCCGCGTGGCGGTGCGGTTCGAGGTGGACGCGATCGAGCTCATCGTGACGAACGCGGCGTCGTCGCAGCGGCCTGCGTCGCCGTCTCGTGACGGTTATGGCCTCTGGGGCATGCGCGAGCGTGCGGAGCTCATCGGAGCGCGATTGACCGCGGCGCCGACGGACGACGGCGGGTGGCGCAACCGCCTGACCATCCCCGACGAACACCGTCCCGACCAGCATCGGAGTGACCAATGA
- a CDS encoding response regulator transcription factor gives MIRLLIADDQAVVRAGLSVILGAEPDIEVVGEAIDGADAVRLAKELRPDLICMDIRMPGTDGIAATRTITADPDLDADVLILTTFDVDADVFAALEAGAAGFLLKGADEATLLAAIRSVAAGEGTLDQRLTRRILREFSERRREAPVVTSAAESPLTDREFEVLDLLAQGLSNAEIADRLFVEPTTVKYHLAGLLQKTGARDRLQAVLWGIRAGLVDPR, from the coding sequence ATGATCCGCCTCCTCATCGCCGACGACCAAGCGGTCGTCCGCGCCGGCCTCTCGGTGATCCTCGGTGCCGAGCCCGACATCGAGGTGGTGGGCGAGGCGATCGACGGTGCCGACGCGGTGCGGTTGGCGAAGGAGCTGCGTCCGGACCTGATCTGCATGGACATCCGGATGCCGGGTACGGACGGGATCGCGGCGACCCGCACGATCACGGCGGATCCGGATCTCGACGCCGACGTCCTCATCCTCACGACCTTCGACGTCGACGCGGACGTGTTCGCCGCCCTCGAAGCCGGTGCAGCAGGTTTCCTGCTCAAGGGCGCGGACGAGGCGACGCTGCTCGCTGCGATCCGGTCCGTCGCAGCAGGGGAGGGGACCCTCGACCAACGCCTCACACGCCGCATCCTGCGCGAGTTCTCGGAGCGCCGACGCGAGGCCCCGGTTGTGACGTCAGCGGCCGAGTCGCCGCTCACCGATCGCGAGTTCGAGGTCCTCGACCTGCTGGCGCAGGGACTCTCCAATGCAGAGATCGCCGACCGCCTGTTTGTCGAACCCACCACGGTGAAGTACCACCTCGCCGGTCTGCTGCAGAAGACGGGAGCGCGCGACCGCCTCCAGGCCGTGCTCTGGGGCATCCGCGCGGGCCTCGTCGACCCTCGTTGA
- a CDS encoding P-loop NTPase fold protein — MPETEDVRPMWTDEPFDVHAEDPFGRGTFVDTVVKRIQVASATDSSTVFGLVGPWGSGKTSILDRVRAGLADDWQIAEFTPWSSGDAASMSLEFVNTVADLLGEKAVGETRATLAGYAGFITPLLEAIPFVGGGVKGATEHALEAIASRPPWHKQFAELSKAIQSLEKRVLIVVDDVDRLGGSELLTLLRVIRLLGRFRGVHYLVAYDQDTVEDLLRSTGSVGRSAAFMEKIVQYPFETPPVPRAAVIRLLSGVIEELLAATGVRLDSYGLQRATNLVDVLSPQLRTPRALGRFREHLAAFANHVATARLDLLDYVAVTWLRLNAHGVWALLEPWHQELRSGGRQISTTKTEELTAADWEDRIALAHPQADRAGTLEVLSFLFEGVDVRGRRSFIAHPRAMNDPTYFGRYLLLAIPEDDVDDEPIRVVATEMDEVRFPQAAAELAVVIDGNDDALANLALNRLTSLRAEHKTPNLQLLEFLTARMKARAEEEDRVGSPRTGLREILSREVARCVLAGQTTASAVIEMLGEAEALNVVWMAPRSAEFRGRGGEIANGFARIWAERLKSDPSRYLADGRLGAVAELVTYSLEPGDTNGLLDQAITEYASFLELAKGFVYLKEWLGNGSTYELSFRAEPFMILISEAVREKYRSAVAEDAGELQYEIEDLPSRDVADEILRAFAVDSIYGLYS, encoded by the coding sequence GTGCCCGAAACCGAAGATGTGCGGCCTATGTGGACCGACGAACCATTCGACGTTCACGCCGAGGACCCATTTGGTCGCGGAACTTTTGTAGACACCGTGGTCAAACGGATCCAGGTCGCGAGCGCGACTGATTCGAGCACGGTTTTTGGCTTGGTGGGTCCGTGGGGTTCCGGTAAGACGTCCATCCTCGATCGCGTACGCGCTGGGCTCGCGGATGACTGGCAAATCGCAGAATTTACTCCGTGGTCGAGCGGCGACGCTGCTTCGATGTCCTTGGAGTTCGTCAACACCGTGGCTGACCTTCTAGGCGAGAAGGCGGTGGGCGAGACGCGCGCGACTCTCGCCGGCTATGCCGGATTCATCACTCCGTTGCTCGAGGCGATTCCGTTCGTGGGTGGCGGCGTGAAGGGAGCCACCGAACATGCGCTGGAAGCTATCGCCAGTCGGCCGCCTTGGCACAAGCAGTTCGCCGAGCTATCGAAAGCCATTCAGTCGCTTGAGAAGCGAGTACTCATCGTGGTCGACGATGTGGACCGGCTTGGTGGGAGCGAGCTGCTGACGCTGCTCAGAGTCATCCGGCTACTCGGGCGTTTCCGCGGCGTTCACTACCTCGTCGCGTACGACCAGGACACGGTCGAGGACCTGCTGCGTTCCACCGGCTCGGTAGGCCGTTCGGCGGCATTCATGGAGAAAATCGTGCAGTATCCCTTCGAGACTCCGCCAGTCCCACGCGCCGCCGTAATTCGCCTCCTCAGCGGGGTAATCGAGGAGCTACTCGCGGCGACCGGCGTCCGGCTCGACTCATACGGATTGCAACGAGCCACGAACCTAGTGGATGTGCTCTCACCACAGTTGCGCACGCCGCGCGCGCTAGGGCGATTCAGGGAGCATCTTGCGGCCTTCGCAAATCACGTCGCAACGGCCAGGTTGGACCTCCTGGATTACGTTGCCGTGACGTGGCTACGACTCAACGCCCACGGCGTTTGGGCGCTACTTGAACCGTGGCACCAGGAACTCCGTAGCGGTGGACGACAAATCTCCACGACCAAGACCGAGGAGCTGACAGCAGCCGACTGGGAAGACCGGATCGCTCTGGCGCATCCGCAGGCGGACCGCGCGGGCACCCTCGAAGTGCTGTCCTTCCTCTTCGAAGGTGTCGATGTGCGTGGAAGACGATCGTTCATTGCACATCCGCGCGCGATGAACGACCCGACCTACTTCGGACGCTACCTGCTGCTCGCCATCCCAGAGGATGATGTAGACGACGAGCCGATTAGGGTCGTTGCGACTGAGATGGACGAGGTCAGGTTCCCGCAGGCGGCAGCCGAACTCGCGGTCGTCATCGATGGCAATGACGACGCACTCGCGAACCTCGCCCTGAATCGGCTGACGTCTCTGCGAGCCGAGCACAAGACCCCAAACCTCCAGCTCCTTGAGTTCCTCACCGCGCGCATGAAGGCCAGAGCCGAAGAAGAGGATCGCGTCGGGTCACCACGAACGGGATTGCGCGAGATTCTCTCAAGGGAAGTGGCTCGTTGCGTCCTCGCCGGCCAGACGACGGCTTCGGCCGTCATTGAGATGCTCGGCGAAGCGGAAGCACTGAACGTGGTGTGGATGGCACCTCGGTCAGCTGAGTTCCGCGGTAGAGGGGGCGAGATCGCGAACGGCTTCGCACGCATCTGGGCGGAGCGTTTGAAGTCAGACCCTAGCCGGTACCTGGCGGATGGCCGCCTGGGTGCCGTAGCTGAGCTCGTAACCTATTCTCTGGAGCCCGGAGATACGAACGGTCTTCTGGACCAAGCCATCACCGAATACGCCAGCTTTCTCGAACTGGCCAAAGGTTTCGTCTACCTGAAGGAGTGGCTAGGCAACGGCTCTACCTATGAGCTGAGCTTCCGCGCCGAGCCATTCATGATCCTTATTAGCGAGGCTGTGCGTGAAAAGTACCGCTCTGCTGTGGCCGAGGATGCCGGTGAGCTTCAGTACGAAATCGAGGATCTCCCCTCTCGCGACGTCGCTGATGAAATCCTTCGCGCGTTCGCGGTAGATTCGATCTATGGGCTCTACTCCTGA